The Aphidius gifuensis isolate YNYX2018 linkage group LG2, ASM1490517v1, whole genome shotgun sequence DNA window tatttttttgacaataaacTAGATAACATATCacataaactaattttttttttcaaaatttactgGATACAATTTCGAgacttaattttaataaataatcgtaaataataacaatataaactatttgaaaaataaaaaaaaaaaatagctatgCTAATTggagtaaatatattttgtttatcaatatttcCAGTCTGATAATATTTGTGCTCGTGTTTGATTTTACTATGagtacttttaataataataatatattttttattaaattatgagTTAAGCAttattacgtatttttttttatgaaaattaaatatttaatagacATAATTTCGACGTGGAAACATGGCCCTTTCTGCCAATTTTTCAGGGTCCATTTGATTTCGATAATGTCTTGCCAAAAATGCTGCAATCacctgtatttaaaaattaatttataagcataaaaaaaaattaacaattagctgatatattaatttaaaataatttcaatatatttttttaaattttaataagcatttaatgattatactgaataatagattttaaaaaaaataaagaaaacttGATTGAAAGAATAgaaaattagttaaaaaatgattaaactACAAAGATTTAAAAGAACCCATTATCCCACCCACCATCTACTTAGAGGTGATGACATGGTGATGATGTTAGACTAGAGAAAAGCACTAGGATTAGCTCTTGGATCTTTCTGGTTCCTGTATCGTACCGTCAACCATACACCAACAAactgtaaattcatttttacatttttttcattcaattgtttaatatatgaaattaattaaatgtaattagCTTAAAAAATTAGTCTGAAAGATGATATCATTCATATATACAttagtataattaatttaataattttttaatttaattaaattataattacctcagtaaagctaaaaaataatccaatacCACCACACAATTTAAATGCatcattaattgttgattgaaGTTTTTTCATGCATGGTTTACAAACACCATTTAAACAAGCATCATTTCTTGGATCACTGCAGcattttatctataaataatattcaataatatgataaattaatacagaattaattaaagataaattttaattaaacatacATTAACAATATCGCAAGATGGATGATCCATAACAGGTGGCATTGGTACAGTTGTGTCATTAAATCCACAACACATAAATGTTGTTTGTACTTCAGCTTTAATAGCAGGTCCAACACGTTTCCATCcctgaataaattaaataacaatcacattattaaattataatattaattaaattgtcaatatAAAATCATACCTGTTCAGCTAattgttcttgttgtttttcatTGACAGCAAGACAAGCACATGCAATGCTAAATTGAACGaggaataacaaaaaaagaaccAGCATATACTATTAAGATAAATTGTCaaggataaatataataataatatataataattgtattattatttgttgtttaaaaggATACAAAAAATAGCAAGACTTGATGATGTTTAACAGCTCCAATTAATCCCAAAACAGATATGAGAATTAATACAACACCACAAGCAAGTATACCACCAATTATTGGTAAATTTGTAACAATTGCTGATGCCCTTCCATAAACAGCAACTCCAATTAATATAAAAGCGACGaccttaacaaaaaaaattatttataataaatagaattatttatttatgaattatatcTAATCATTTCAGCATGACACACAAAAGgggaaaatattatttaacttatttCTACTGCGTGTATTTCTACAAGTGGTAaagattaatatatttttattgaagattaaataaatgttgtcgttatatatatgtatataaattataaagatttttttttttttttttttttttactcacaaTGTAGAGGACATTTAATGCTGTCAATGCATTTTTTGAGCAGGTAAATCCACCACACATTTTCCTGGCCGTTTTACTCGACCTTTTTCTTCTGATTTCGTTAAtttttcgcttttttttttgtcttttatttggaaaaaaaataaaaataaatgtataaggTAACGATGTAAGACCACTGGCTGATAATTTTGACGTTGATAAACAACTTTGTGTGGCTGTCAAGCTGTGTGTGAAGACGATATGTGTGTTGTTGTGTCTgaaaacagcaaaaaaaaaaaaaaaagagttaagaGATGATCATGcgtatgaaaattaaaagaacaaTTGGGTAGAGACCTCTATTgcaaaactaaataaaaaattgtgtaaTTGCAATTTTCGaaattcaattgattaattaattacttttctaaaattaatcgaaaaaatttctaacagttaatgcatttttttcgattaacaTTTTCGAAAATCCTACAAAAGTTTTTAcgaaaaattgtcaatttgtattacaaatagaaaaacaaaaaaagatattttttaaaatttattattcaatttattttgtgtcgtataattttattcgcaaaaataaaaataatctttataGTCCGTAAATACCTGTTAAATGATAGTTTTTTATACCCAGAAGAACATTGTTACAGTTTTTGTCGTGTTCACGAGACAggttttttgtcaaaattaaaaaataatattttaaaatattaagttaattttaaacCCTCAAGCAAATTAATTGTCATACGgccgagatattaatttttgaaaattgaaaaaaacacgaattattatcattattctcAACGTGGCTcatatatctattatttaaCAGATATTTGTACGTGGCCGTTTTGtggcaatttttttccatcagcTTACCGTCtattaacaaatgataaaaatataaaaaaaaaatatttataaaccaaCGAGTCAGTAATAAATCttgtgttataaatttttgtaatttaatatatatttttaaatgattaaaatatactccaatagaaataaattaacagcAATAacacatgcaaaaaaaaaatatatatataatgagtAAGTTGATATCCAATGAGCGATGATATTATATTTCCGAGATGATGtagctgataaaaattaagcatacttatataaaatataaaatcataaactCACTAacttataatgataaattttaactgACTTGTCTGACTTGTCGTCAAACGATCTGATTAGTTTATTATACACGACTGTTAAAATACGAACAAAGCCaaagtgataaataaatttttctttgtttcatatatataaaaaaaaaaagaaaatataaagatgaaaaattattggcCTCAATATTTAGCAGCAACTACAGGTATAATTATAAATCCATCATATAATCctgttgttttattaatttatcatttttaaattttagcaaCATT harbors:
- the LOC122848829 gene encoding tetraspanin-31-B isoform X1, whose translation is MCGGFTCSKNALTALNVLYIVVAFILIGVAVYGRASAIVTNLPIIGGILACGVVLILISVLGLIGAVKHHQVLLFFYMLVLFLLFLVQFSIACACLAVNEKQQEQLAEQGWKRVGPAIKAEVQTTFMCCGFNDTTVPMPPVMDHPSCDIVNIKCCSDPRNDACLNGVCKPCMKKLQSTINDAFKLCGGIGLFFSFTEVIAAFLARHYRNQMDPEKLAERAMFPRRNYVY
- the LOC122848829 gene encoding tetraspanin-13 isoform X2, giving the protein MCGGFTCSKNALTALNVLYIVVAFILIGVAVYGRASAIVTNLPIIGGILACGVVLILISVLGLIGAVKHHQVLLFFYMLVLFLLFLVQFSIACACLAVNEKQQEQLAEQGWKRVGPAIKAEVQTTFMCCGFNDTTVPMPPVMDHPSCDIVNIKCCSDPRNDACLNGVCKPCMKKLQSTINDAFKLCGGIGLFFSFTEFVGVWLTVRYRNQKDPRANPSAFL